The Nymphalis io chromosome 14, ilAglIoxx1.1, whole genome shotgun sequence genome has a segment encoding these proteins:
- the LOC126773162 gene encoding cyclin-dependent kinase 7, with protein sequence MEEPTLRYEKIDFLGEGQFATVYKARDVKTDKIVAVKKIKIGSRLEAQDGINRTALREIKLLQELQHINLIGLLDVFGQKSNVSLVFDFMDTDLEIIVKDNNIVLTPANVKAYMIMTLKGLEYLHQNWILHRDLKPNNLLINREGILKIGDFGLAKAFGSPTRINTHQVVTRWYRSPELLFGARQYGTGVDMWAVGCILAELLLRVPFLPGESDLDQLSRIFQVFGTPTEETWPGMKTLTDYVQYKQFPAQQLRHIFSAASDDLLQLLESLLALYPPRRCDCTQALQMSYFSNKPAPSFGPKLPMPSNITKIETEKPSLKRKLLDNIDGGLLAKKLQF encoded by the exons ATGGAAGAGCCAACATTACGTTATGAAAAGATAGATTTTTTGGGAGAGGGTCAG tttgccACCGTATACAAAGCAAGAGATGTGAAAACTGACAAAATCGTTGctgtaaagaaaattaaaattggcTCAAGACTAGAGGCACAAGATGGTATTAACAGAACCGCTCTCAGAGAAATCAAATTGTTACAAGAGTTACAACATATTAACCTTATTGGACTTCTag ATGTATTCGGACAAAAGTCAAATGTCTCCTTGGTGTTTGACTTCATGGACACTGATttagaaataattgtaaaagaTAACAATATTGTGCTTACTCCAGCCAATGTGAAAGCCTACATGATAATGACTTTAAAAG GCTTGGAATACTTACATCAAAATTGGATATTACATAGAGATTTGAAACCTAATAACCTTCTTATTAATAGAGaaggaattttaaaaattggtgATTTTGGTCTGGCAAAAGCATTCGGATCACCCACGAGAATAAACACCCATCAAGTGGTCACAAGATGGTACAG ATCACCAGAGCTTTTGTTTGGAGCTAGGCAATATGGCACAGGAGTGGATATGTGGGCAGTAGGCTGTATACTAGCTGAACTATTGCTTAGAGTGCCCTTCTTACCGGGAGAGTCTGACCTAGATCAACTGTCTCGTATTTTCCAAGTATTTGGTACACCGACAGAAGAAACATGGCCC ggCATGAAGACTTTGACAGATTATGTTCAGTATAAACAATTTCCTGCACAGCAATTGCGCCATATATTTAGTGCTGCATCAGATGATCTTTTGCAATTGTTGGAAAGCTTACTTGCTCTGTATCCACCTCGCCGCTGTGACTGTACACAGGCTCTACAAATGTCATACTTCAG TAATAAGCCGGCACCTTCATTTGGCCCAAAACTGCCAATGCCTTCAAATATAACAAAGATAGAAACAGAAAAGCCATCacttaaaagaaaattacttgATAATATTGACGGAGGCTTACTTGCAAAAaaacttcaattttaa
- the LOC126773158 gene encoding tubulin polyglutamylase TTLL13-like isoform X1 — MAEQIAKEEVVDNITSILLPNYDSKLYDEDDTSQPTSCSAPIIPIEVTRKKKKRKRSQISICLTNCRYESIRKVASAFGMREVSEEEAWNFYWTDMSVSVERAKEMKRFQRINHFPGMLEICRKDLLARNLNRMQKIYPKEYNFFPKTWCLPADFGEVLTYSKSRKNKTFIIKPECGSQGRGIYLTKSLKDIKPTDKLICQVYLSKPYLVDGYKFDIRVYTLITSCDPLRIFVYNEGLVRFATSRYADPNANNTTNVFMHLTNYALNKHSRTYVYDSEAGSKRKISTLNKVLLSQGVDLDRLWHSIDQVIVKTIISAWPILKHSYHACFPSHDMVHACFEILGFDILLDHKLHPFILEVNHSPSFHTDTQLDREVKESLLTDTLTMLNIWQCDKKRVLEEDRKRIRDRLLQTNKFAEYTPEEKESERSPWQTQIQWEETHLGNFRRVYPSGSQYAALFQQPAGSLYAGTAASRARGDCVRLQRDDFQQTKAKAEALKKPSQPKPKEIEKKEKEGEEAGVSANGTGDKMKPRPKDTKRKDKDEKGKLVAKPSLAQQSITTIDGKNKEPKPPYVLCSYEPDPIVEKEERERVNLLAQRDFLIRSYGMLEQIYLVMKKMGTLRPEDERKYGVYGRLSVVSNSTKKL, encoded by the exons aTGGCCGAACAAATAGCTAAAGAAGAAGTAGTAGATAACATAACATCAATACTTTTACCAAATTATGACAGCAAGCTGTATGATGAAGATGATACTTCCCAGCCAACCTCTTGTTCAGCACCTATAATACCTATTGAGGTGACACGcaagaaaaagaaaagaaagag atcTCAAATATCAATTTGTCTTACCAACTGCCGTTACGAATCCATACGAAAAGTAGCTAGTGCGTTTGGTATGCGTGAAGTTTCTGAAGAGGAAGCCTGGAATTTCTATTGGACGGATATGAGCGTGTCTGTGGAAAGAGCCAAAGAGATGAAGAGATTTCAACGTATCAACCACTTTCCTGGAATGCTTGAAATTTGCAG aaaagaTTTATTGGCGAGAAACTTAAATAGAATGCAAAAGATCTATCcaaaagaatataatttctttCCAAAAACTTGGTGTTTGCCTGCtga TTTCGGGGAAGTCTTGACTTATAGTAAGTCGCGCAAAAATAAGACGTTCATCATAAAGCCGGAGTGTGGGAGTCAGGGTCGAGGCATTTATCTTACCAAGTCTTTGAAAGACATCAAGCCTACTGACAAACTTATTTGTCag GTTTATTTGTCGAAACCTTATCTTGTGGATGGGTACAAATTTGATATTAGAGTATATACGCTCATTACGTCTTGCGATCCTCTCAGGATTTTTGTATATAACGAAGGCCTTGTCAG GTTTGCTACGAGTCGGTATGCAGACCCGAACGCGAACAACACGACGAACGTGTTCATGCACCTTACAAACTACGCGCTGAACAAGCACAGCCGCACATACGTCTATGACTCCGAAGCGGGGAGCAAGCG CAAAATATCGACGTTGAACAAGGTCCTGTTGTCGCAAGGAGTGGACCTCGACCGGCTGTGGCATTCAATAGATCAAGTGATCGTGAAGACCATAATATCTGCCTGGCCTATACTCAAGCACAGCTATCACGCCTGCTTCCCTTCGCACGATATG gtCCATGCATGTTTCGAGATACTCGGCTTTGATATACTTCTGGATCACAAGCTACATCcttttattttagaa GTGAACCACTCGCCTAGTTTCCACACGGACACTCAACTCGATCGGGAAGTGAAGGAAAGTTTGCTAACAGACACGTTAACTATGTTAAATATCTGGCAGTGCGACAAGAAGCGAGTTCTAGAGGAGGATCGTAAAAGAATACGGGACAGATTGCTTCAGACCAACAA ATTTGCAGAGTATACTCCAGAAGAGAAAGAGTCGGAAAGAAGTCCCTGGCAAACGCAAATTCAGTGGGAAGAGACCCATTTAGGCAATTTTAG ACGCGTGTACCCGTCGGGCTCGCAGTACGCCGCGCTGTTCCAGCAGCCGGCGGGCTCGCTGTACGCGGGCACGGCCGCCTCGCGGGCGCGCGGGGACTGCGTGCGCCTGCAGCGGGACGACTTCCAG CAAACGAAAGCAAAGGCGGAGGCCTTGAAGAAGCCGTCGCAACCGAAACCAAAGGAGATCGAGAAGAAGGAGaaagagggagaggaggccgGAGTTAGTGCTAACGGTACCGGAGATAAAATGAAACCGCGTCCGAAAGATACCAAACGCAAGGATAAAGACGAGAAGGGAAAACTTGTAGCGAAGCCGTCTCTAGCGCAACAATCG ATAACAACAATAGATGGAAAAAATAAAGAACCAAAACCTCCATACGTACTGTGTTCGTACGAACCAGATCCCATCGTAGAGAAGGAGGAACGGGAACGCGTGAACCTGCTTGCGCAACGAGACTTCCTCATCCGTAGCTACGGCATGTTGGAACAG ATTTATTTGGTAATGAAGAAAATGGGTACTTTGAGACCCGAAGACGAAAGAAAGTATGGCGTTTATGGACGCCTATCAGTTGTGTCAAATTCAACAAAG aaattatga
- the LOC126773161 gene encoding ubiquilin-1: protein MAEGQDEPKKITITVKTPKEKQQVEIEEDADIKKLKEVLSPKFNAEPEQLCLIFAGKIMNDSDTLKQHNIKDGLTVHLVIKTPPRPEPEGGTRRPPADVGATPFGLNSLGGLAGLESLGLGQSTFMDLQARMQQELLSNPEMLRQVLDNPLVQQMMNDPENMRSLITSNPQMQDLMARNPEISHMLNNPELLRQTMELARNPAMLQELMRSHDRALSNLESIPGGYNALQRMYRDIQEPMLNVASSMAGNPFSGLVDNSDGTNPQQGAENRQPLPNPWQRGGSNTAPSAGGGTGPGLINTPGMQSLLQQMSENPRLVQSMLSAPYTNSMLQALSADPEMASQLINQNPMFANNPQLQEQIRTMMPQMLAQLQNPEMQQMMSNPQALNALLQIQQGMEQLRSAAPSLVNNLGFGPAATPAHPPGFGPLPTAAQPPAAPAAPAATPQGRQQQNSELFTQFMQRMVSAMANNQTNSQQPPEQRYSQQLEQLTAMGFLNRDANLQALIATFGDVNAAVERLLALGQLSMS from the exons ATGGCAGAAGGCCAGGACGAACCCAAAAAGATCACGATTACCGTAAAAACCCCAAAAGAAAAGCAGCAAGTAGAAATCGAAGAAGATGCAgacattaaaaaa ctcAAAGAAGTACTGTCTCCTAAATTCAACGCTGAACCGGAACAGCTATGCCTTATCTTTGCTGGAAAAATAATGAATGACTCCGACACACTTAAGCAGCACAACATTAAAGATGGGTTGACAGTTCATCTTGTTATCAAGACGCCTCCTAGACCTGAGCCCGAAGGTGGAACTCGTCGCCCCCCAG CTGATGTTGGTGCAACACCATTTGGACTCAACTCTCTTGGTGGCCTTGCTGGACTGGAAAGCTTAGGTCTTGGTCAAAGCACCTTTATGGATTTGCAG gctCGCATGCAACAAGAACTTTTATCCAATCCAGAAATGTTGCGGCAAGTTTTGGATAATCCTTTGGTACAACAGATGATGAATGATCCGGAAAACATGCGTTCACTCATCACATCTAATCCACAGATGCAGGATTTGATGgct AGAAACCCAGAAATCAGCCACATGTTGAACAATCCTGAACTATTACGCCAAACTATGGAATTGGCACGGAACCCGGCAATGTTGCAAGAGTTGATGAGGTCTCACGATAGAGCACTATCTAACCTAGAGAGTATTCCTG gtgGTTACAATGCTTTACAGCGGATGTATCGTGACATTCAGGAACCAATGCTGAATGTAGCCAGCAGCATGGCAGGAAATCCATTTTCAGGGCTAGTTGATAATTCAG aTGGAACAAATCCACAGCAGGGTGCAGAAAATAGACAGCCTTTACCAAATCCTTGGCAGCGGGGTGGTTCCAACACTGCACCCAGTGCTGGAGGTGGAACTGGCCCAGGTCTCATCAACACTCCAGGCATGCAGTCTCTGTTGCAGCAGATGTCAGAAAATCCTCGCCTCGTACAGTCAATGCTTTCTGCTCCATACACCAACAGCATGCTGCAGGCACTATCTGCTGACCCTGAAATGGCATCACAGCTTATTAACcag AACCCAATGTTTGCAAACAACCCCCAACTTCAGGAACAGATCCGTACTATGATGCCACAGATGCTTGCTCAACTACAAAATCCTGAAATGCAACAAATGATGTCAAATCCGCAA GCTTTGAATGCGCTACTGCAGATACAACAGGGCATGGAGCAACTACGTTCAGCCGCACCCAGTCTCGTAAACAATCTCGGCTTCGGGCCGGCCGCGACCCCCGCGCACCCGCCCGGCTTCGGGCCGCTCCCCACCGCCGCGCAGCCGCCCGCCgcccccgccgcgcccgccgccacCCCGCAGGGCCGCCAGCAACAGAACTCGGAGCTCTTCACACAG TTCATGCAAAGAATGGTATCAGCAATGGCCAACAATCAGACTAACTCACAGCAACCGCCAGAACAACGCTATTCTCAACAACTGGAACAGCTTACCGCCATGGGTTTCCTTAACCGTGATGCTAATTTGCAAG CTCTTATTGCAACATTCGGGGATGTAAATGCAGCGGTGGAAAGGCTACTGGCACTTGGACAATTGTCTATGAGCTAA
- the LOC126773160 gene encoding GPI mannosyltransferase 2 isoform X1, with product MYTPRQKILWFAFSTRVFIIFLQAVGNVIIPDHDANVFKSPEDAALRKNKGDVIIDTLLGGFRRWDAQYFIHIAQYGYTYENCLAFSPLLPLITRYVAFTLNSILGSFLNFHSTLLLSATIVNLLIFIKSADILHRLSLRILRSECRAYKSVILYCVNPASIFFSAPYSESLFALMSFYTMYKCTENETLRFANIDITAALPAGFSMISRSNGIVNLGFILYASFKNVIEKTLPEIMYKYKTLKHRLILPFLLLPLFTSCVALFLTVVIAVIPYVLVQIYNYFKFCVYSDHNLPEFLTNTEFILPGTAESPWCNSSLPISYSYIQSHYWDVGFLKYYKIKQIPNFILAAPILLIILYHCMSYIKNNFRVCCRLGLKEIVFNFGYSSKINKQKQHPKGFGANDPNLFVYIIHVLFLTVFCLMYVHIQVSTRLLASASPVLYWICSSKMNVGPTPTSDQNTINEHFRRIGIGKRVPSHHLSIANLEGVDNMYSKWKTFIISRRMPDFQSRLIQCYFLGYLLIGTILFSNYYPWT from the coding sequence atGTATACTCCGAGACAGAAAATATTGTGGTTCGCATTCAGTACCAGagtttttatcatttttcttCAAGCTGTTGGAAATGTGATTATACCAGACCATGATGCAAATGTCTTTAAAAGCCCAGAAGATGCAGCATTGCGTAAAAACAAAGGGGATGTGATTATTGATACACTATTAGGCGGCTTTAGAAGATGGGATGctcaatattttatacacattgCACAATATGGATACACATATGAAAATTGTTTGGCATTTTCTCCATTATTGCCATTAATAACAAGGTATGTTGCCTTCACTCTAAATAGTATATTAGGTTCCTTTCTAAATTTCCATAGTACTTTATTGTTATCTGCaactattgttaatttattaatatttataaaatcagctGATATCTTACATAGGCTAAGCTTAAGAATATTGAGAAGTGAATGCAGAGCATACAAATCAGTTATTTTGTACTGTGTTAATCCAGccagtatatttttttcagcaCCTTATTCTGAGTCATTATTTGCATTAATGTCTTTTTATACAATGTATAAATGTACTGAAAATGAAACTTTAAGATTTGCTAATATTGATATAACAGCTGCATTACCCGCTGGATTCTCTATGATAAGTCGATCAAATGGTATTGTAAATTTAGGTTTCATATTGTATGCAAGCTTCAAAAATGTAATAGAAAAGACATTACCagaaattatgtacaaatataaaactttaaaacataGATTAATTTTACCATTTTTACTTTTGCCATTATTTACTTCTTGTGTAGCATTATTTTTGACTGTGGTTATTGCAGTAATTCCTTATGTATtagtacaaatttataattacttcaaATTTTGTGTTTACAGTGACCATAATTTACcagaatttttaactaatacaGAATTTATATTACCAGGGACTGCTGAAAGTCCATGGTGTAATAGTTCATTACCTATTTCTTATTCTTATATTCAAAGTCATTATTGGGATGTtggttttttaaagtattataaaataaagcagATTCCTAACTTTATTCTTGCAGCACCcatacttcttataatattatatcactgtatgtcatatataaaaaacaattttagagTATGTTGTCGTCTAGGATTAaaagaaattgtatttaattttggatattcaagcaaaataaataaacaaaaacaacatcCCAAAGGTTTTGGAGCCAATGATCCTAacctttttgtatatataatacatgtgttatttttaactgtattttgccttatgtatgtacacataCAGGTATCAACCAGACTTCTAGCCTCTGCTAGTCCAGTTTTGTATTGGATATGTTCTAGTAAAATGAATGTTGGTCCTACACCAACATCGGACCAAAATACTATAAATGAACATTTTCGTCGAATTGGCATAGGGAAGAGAGTACCCTCTCACCATTTATCAATAGCTAATTTAGAAGGTGTTGACAATATGTATAGTAAGTGGAAAACGTTTATAATATCAAGACGGATGCCAGACTTTCAGTCTAGACTGATACAATGTTACTTTCTGGGGTATCTTCTTATaggtacaattttattttctaattactATCCATGGACTTAA
- the LOC126773160 gene encoding GPI mannosyltransferase 2 isoform X2, with protein MSFYTMYKCTENETLRFANIDITAALPAGFSMISRSNGIVNLGFILYASFKNVIEKTLPEIMYKYKTLKHRLILPFLLLPLFTSCVALFLTVVIAVIPYVLVQIYNYFKFCVYSDHNLPEFLTNTEFILPGTAESPWCNSSLPISYSYIQSHYWDVGFLKYYKIKQIPNFILAAPILLIILYHCMSYIKNNFRVCCRLGLKEIVFNFGYSSKINKQKQHPKGFGANDPNLFVYIIHVLFLTVFCLMYVHIQVSTRLLASASPVLYWICSSKMNVGPTPTSDQNTINEHFRRIGIGKRVPSHHLSIANLEGVDNMYSKWKTFIISRRMPDFQSRLIQCYFLGYLLIGTILFSNYYPWT; from the coding sequence ATGTCTTTTTATACAATGTATAAATGTACTGAAAATGAAACTTTAAGATTTGCTAATATTGATATAACAGCTGCATTACCCGCTGGATTCTCTATGATAAGTCGATCAAATGGTATTGTAAATTTAGGTTTCATATTGTATGCAAGCTTCAAAAATGTAATAGAAAAGACATTACCagaaattatgtacaaatataaaactttaaaacataGATTAATTTTACCATTTTTACTTTTGCCATTATTTACTTCTTGTGTAGCATTATTTTTGACTGTGGTTATTGCAGTAATTCCTTATGTATtagtacaaatttataattacttcaaATTTTGTGTTTACAGTGACCATAATTTACcagaatttttaactaatacaGAATTTATATTACCAGGGACTGCTGAAAGTCCATGGTGTAATAGTTCATTACCTATTTCTTATTCTTATATTCAAAGTCATTATTGGGATGTtggttttttaaagtattataaaataaagcagATTCCTAACTTTATTCTTGCAGCACCcatacttcttataatattatatcactgtatgtcatatataaaaaacaattttagagTATGTTGTCGTCTAGGATTAaaagaaattgtatttaattttggatattcaagcaaaataaataaacaaaaacaacatcCCAAAGGTTTTGGAGCCAATGATCCTAacctttttgtatatataatacatgtgttatttttaactgtattttgccttatgtatgtacacataCAGGTATCAACCAGACTTCTAGCCTCTGCTAGTCCAGTTTTGTATTGGATATGTTCTAGTAAAATGAATGTTGGTCCTACACCAACATCGGACCAAAATACTATAAATGAACATTTTCGTCGAATTGGCATAGGGAAGAGAGTACCCTCTCACCATTTATCAATAGCTAATTTAGAAGGTGTTGACAATATGTATAGTAAGTGGAAAACGTTTATAATATCAAGACGGATGCCAGACTTTCAGTCTAGACTGATACAATGTTACTTTCTGGGGTATCTTCTTATaggtacaattttattttctaattactATCCATGGACTTAA
- the LOC126773165 gene encoding methyl-CpG-binding domain protein 3 isoform X1: protein MNISIEKKRSDCAALPKGWQREEVIRKTGLSAGKVDVYYYSPTGKKFRSKPELVRYLGDSVDLSCFDFQQGQINTMLLCKVKKARAQFDYRGVRSDASLVPPIRQTASIFKQPVTVYKTQESKVKTDLKHGTQEKPKQLFWEKRLEGLTACDANGVIGTTSLPKYIKPLGPYTSDATTIQSLATALHVSSQPITGQSGSKQTIMENPGVFLNPDQPLIAAVTITKDDLRRQEERVKRARLRLQEALVAA from the exons atgaatatttcaatagaaaagaaaagatcAGATTGTGCAGCACTACCAAAAGGTTGGCAAAGAGAAGAAGTTATAAGAAAAACTGGGCTTTCAGCAGGAAAAGTCGATGTATACTACTATAg CCCAACAGGTAAAAAGTTTCGCAGTAAACCCGAGCTAGTTCGTTATCTCGGTGATAGTGTGGACTTGTCGTGTTTCGACTTTCAACAAGGTCAAATAAACACAATGCTCCTGTGCAAGGTCAAGAAAGCTCGAGCGCAGTTTGACTACAG GGGTGTTCGATCAGATGCTTCGCTTGTTCCTCCTATACGTCAAACAGCTTCAATATTTAAACAGCCAGTGACTGTGTACAAGACTCAGGAGAGTAAAGTCAAAACTGATCTGAAACATGGTACTCAAGAAAAACCTAAACAACTTTTTTGGGAAAAGCGATTAGaa GGATTGACTGCATGTGATGCAAATGGAGTCATTGGCACAACATCCTTGCCCAAGTATATAAAGCCCTTGGGTCCATATACATCTGATGCTACAACTATACAGTCTCTAGCTACAGCTTTACATGTTTCATCACAACCAATAACag GTCAGTCTGGttcaaaacaaacaataatggAGAATCCAGGTGTTTTTTTAAACCCTGATCAACCTTTGATAGCGGCAGTTACAATAACAAAAGATGACCTCCGGCGTCAAGAAGAGCGGGTAAAGCGGGCTCGCCTACGACTGCAAGAGGCTCTCGTGGCTGCATAG
- the LOC126773165 gene encoding methyl-CpG-binding domain protein 2 isoform X2 codes for MNISIEKKRSDCAALPKGWQREEVIRKTGLSAGKVDVYYYRGVRSDASLVPPIRQTASIFKQPVTVYKTQESKVKTDLKHGTQEKPKQLFWEKRLEGLTACDANGVIGTTSLPKYIKPLGPYTSDATTIQSLATALHVSSQPITGQSGSKQTIMENPGVFLNPDQPLIAAVTITKDDLRRQEERVKRARLRLQEALVAA; via the exons atgaatatttcaatagaaaagaaaagatcAGATTGTGCAGCACTACCAAAAGGTTGGCAAAGAGAAGAAGTTATAAGAAAAACTGGGCTTTCAGCAGGAAAAGTCGATGTATACTACTATAg GGGTGTTCGATCAGATGCTTCGCTTGTTCCTCCTATACGTCAAACAGCTTCAATATTTAAACAGCCAGTGACTGTGTACAAGACTCAGGAGAGTAAAGTCAAAACTGATCTGAAACATGGTACTCAAGAAAAACCTAAACAACTTTTTTGGGAAAAGCGATTAGaa GGATTGACTGCATGTGATGCAAATGGAGTCATTGGCACAACATCCTTGCCCAAGTATATAAAGCCCTTGGGTCCATATACATCTGATGCTACAACTATACAGTCTCTAGCTACAGCTTTACATGTTTCATCACAACCAATAACag GTCAGTCTGGttcaaaacaaacaataatggAGAATCCAGGTGTTTTTTTAAACCCTGATCAACCTTTGATAGCGGCAGTTACAATAACAAAAGATGACCTCCGGCGTCAAGAAGAGCGGGTAAAGCGGGCTCGCCTACGACTGCAAGAGGCTCTCGTGGCTGCATAG